The following coding sequences are from one Devosia neptuniae window:
- a CDS encoding putative quinol monooxygenase translates to MYGLIGKMLAAPGKREELLAIMLEGNDAMPGCISYVIARDPASEDGIWITEVWDSKHSHGASLQLPHVQATIAKAKPIIAGFGEYYATEPLGGIGL, encoded by the coding sequence ATGTATGGTCTGATCGGCAAAATGCTGGCGGCGCCGGGCAAGCGCGAGGAATTGCTGGCGATCATGCTGGAGGGCAATGACGCCATGCCCGGTTGCATCAGCTATGTGATCGCCCGTGACCCGGCGAGCGAAGACGGCATCTGGATCACCGAAGTGTGGGACAGCAAGCACAGCCATGGCGCCTCGCTACAGCTGCCGCATGTGCAGGCGACCATAGCTAAGGCCAAGCCGATCATTGCCGGCTTTGGGGAGTACTACGCGACTGAACCGCTGGGCGGGATCGGGCTCTAG
- the ligA gene encoding NAD-dependent DNA ligase LigA — MTDLSSKPVDELTEPEADAELARLAAAIAAADIAYHQNDAPEITDAAYDAMRRRNDAIEEAFPHLVREDSPSLSVGAPPAEGFAKVRHAVPMLSLAKAYTDEDVVDFITRGKRFFERDRDLDIAFTAEPKIDGLSASLLYENGVFVRGATRGDGAVGEDITANLRTIKDIPQKLKGSGWPASIEIRGEVYMTYAEFQALKARSAASGGQDYVNPRNTAAGSLRQKDASVTASRNLKFFAYAWGATTEDPAATQYDAVQKFAEWGFQVSPLMVRAKSVDELIAQYRLIEEQRSSLGYDIDGVVYKVDQLELQRRWGFVTGEPRWAVAHKFPAEQATTTVKRIDIQVGRTGTLAPVARLEPVTVGGVVVENVTLHNEDYIKGFDSNGMPIREGVDIRIGDTVVIQRAGDVIPQIVRVVLEKRPPDAVPYEFPHECPVCGSPATREINEKTGKEDSRRRCTGELICPAQAVEGLRHFVSRGALDIEGLGAENIELFFSKGLVRTAADIFTLHERRPAVQQALAERREGQAKQREAASGKTRKNVRSVEDRNYEGLDKLFKAIDERREPELDRFIFALGIRHIGETTASVLARTFSTMEELIRVGKETAAAEDPKAVFPSVDGIGGTVIEALVDFFGNERNDDVLERLLQQVHPKPYVVNVSADSVVAGKTVVFTGSLEKMSRSEAKAMAERLGAKVAGSVSAQTDILVAGPGAGSKLKKAEELGVEVISEDDWFERVGK; from the coding sequence ATGACCGACCTATCCAGCAAACCCGTCGACGAACTCACCGAGCCGGAAGCCGATGCCGAGCTGGCGCGTTTGGCTGCGGCCATCGCTGCCGCCGATATCGCCTATCACCAGAATGACGCGCCCGAGATCACTGACGCGGCTTATGACGCGATGCGGCGCCGCAATGACGCCATCGAGGAAGCTTTCCCCCATCTGGTGCGCGAGGATAGCCCCTCGCTTTCGGTCGGCGCGCCGCCGGCCGAGGGCTTTGCCAAGGTGCGCCACGCCGTGCCGATGCTCAGCCTGGCCAAGGCCTATACCGACGAGGACGTGGTCGATTTCATCACCCGCGGCAAACGCTTCTTCGAGCGCGATCGGGATCTCGACATCGCTTTCACCGCCGAGCCCAAGATCGACGGGCTCTCGGCCTCGCTGCTCTACGAAAATGGCGTCTTCGTGCGCGGCGCCACGCGCGGCGACGGCGCGGTGGGCGAGGACATCACGGCAAACCTGCGCACCATCAAGGACATTCCGCAAAAGCTCAAAGGCTCGGGCTGGCCGGCCAGCATCGAAATCCGCGGCGAAGTCTATATGACCTATGCCGAGTTCCAGGCGCTCAAGGCCCGCTCGGCGGCGTCTGGCGGGCAGGATTATGTCAATCCGCGCAACACCGCTGCCGGCTCGCTGCGCCAGAAGGATGCCTCGGTCACCGCCAGCCGCAATCTGAAATTCTTCGCCTATGCCTGGGGCGCCACCACCGAGGACCCGGCAGCCACCCAATATGATGCGGTGCAGAAATTTGCCGAATGGGGCTTTCAAGTCAGCCCGCTGATGGTGCGCGCCAAATCGGTGGACGAGCTCATCGCGCAATACCGGCTGATCGAGGAACAGCGCTCCTCGCTCGGCTACGATATCGATGGCGTCGTCTACAAGGTGGACCAGCTCGAATTGCAGCGCCGCTGGGGCTTCGTCACCGGCGAGCCGCGCTGGGCGGTGGCGCATAAATTCCCGGCCGAGCAGGCGACTACAACGGTCAAACGCATCGACATCCAGGTCGGCCGGACCGGCACCCTGGCCCCGGTGGCGCGGCTCGAGCCGGTCACGGTCGGCGGCGTGGTGGTGGAAAATGTCACGCTGCACAACGAGGATTACATCAAGGGCTTTGACAGCAATGGAATGCCGATCCGCGAAGGCGTGGATATCCGCATCGGCGACACCGTTGTCATCCAGCGCGCCGGGGACGTCATTCCCCAGATCGTGCGCGTGGTGCTGGAAAAGCGTCCGCCCGATGCGGTGCCGTACGAATTCCCGCATGAATGCCCGGTCTGCGGCTCGCCCGCCACACGCGAGATCAACGAAAAGACCGGCAAGGAAGATTCCCGCCGCCGCTGCACCGGCGAATTGATCTGCCCCGCCCAGGCGGTGGAAGGGCTGCGCCATTTCGTGTCGCGCGGCGCGCTCGATATCGAAGGGCTGGGCGCCGAGAATATAGAGCTGTTCTTTTCCAAGGGCCTGGTGCGGACGGCGGCTGATATCTTCACGCTGCATGAGCGCCGCCCCGCCGTGCAGCAGGCTTTGGCCGAGCGGCGCGAGGGACAGGCCAAACAGCGCGAAGCCGCCTCGGGCAAGACGCGCAAGAATGTCCGCAGCGTCGAAGACCGCAATTATGAAGGCCTCGACAAGCTGTTCAAGGCCATCGACGAGCGCCGCGAGCCCGAGCTGGACCGCTTCATCTTCGCCCTGGGCATCCGCCATATTGGCGAAACTACCGCCTCAGTGCTGGCCCGCACCTTCTCGACGATGGAAGAACTGATCCGGGTCGGCAAGGAAACCGCCGCAGCTGAGGACCCCAAGGCCGTGTTCCCGTCCGTCGACGGCATTGGTGGCACGGTGATCGAGGCGTTGGTGGATTTCTTCGGCAATGAGCGCAATGACGATGTGCTCGAGCGGCTGCTGCAGCAGGTTCACCCCAAGCCCTATGTGGTCAATGTTTCGGCCGACAGCGTGGTCGCCGGAAAAACCGTGGTGTTCACCGGTTCGCTCGAAAAAATGTCACGATCCGAAGCCAAGGCTATGGCCGAACGGCTGGGTGCCAAAGTCGCCGGCTCGGTATCGGCGCAAACCGATATCCTGGTGGCCGGTCCCGGCGCCGGCTCCAAGCTGAAGAAAGCTGAAGAGCTGGGCGTCGAGGTGATCAGCGAAGACGATTGGTTCGAGCGGGTCGGCAAATAG
- a CDS encoding ATP-dependent helicase, with the protein MPGNTNNTERPPAGSITSQFGRRETPAYLDGLNEEQRLAVETIDGPLLVLAGAGTGKTRVLTTRIAHIINTNRAWPSQILSVTFTNKAAREMKERIEKLVPRLEAMPWMGTFHSIGARILRQHAGLVGLTSSFTILDTDDQIRLIKQFLAAEDIDEKRWPAKQFAGMMDAWKNKGLLPKDVSPAESGGYANGRGAKLYADYQARLKVLNAADFGDLLLECIRLFKENPDVLAEFHRKFKYMLVDEYQDSNVAQYLWLRLLAQGKPASEANICVVGDDDQSIYGWRGAEVDNILRFEKDFPGAKVIKLERNYRSTSNILKAASNLIAFNESRLGKTLQTDVGESGELVSVTQVWDSEEEARTVGEEIEQYQRAGESLNSMAILVRASFQMREFEERFITLGLNYRVIGGPRFYERKEIRDAIAYLRLVAQPADDLALDRIINTPKRGLGDSTVQLLHSAARAANVPLLSAIRMLVDTEELKPKQRTTLRSLVSQFEDWTARNHERTEVVVEENEDGVEVYVDKVHPPIRPFELVEQILEESGYMDMLSADKSVESEGRKENLKELSRSMEEFDTLGGFLEHIALVMDRDSTEASDAVTIMTLHGAKGLEFNTVFLPGWEEGTFPSQRSMDESGRAGLEEERRLAYVGITRGRKRVRISAAQNRRIHGLWQSAIPSRFLDELPADVVEVTDTGSSYGGYGYGGGATSRFNKADPFESVYETPGWQRARAQQASRKGSGPMTIDGDLVARSVDLGNDKSAFSFGERVFHLKFGYGAIAGIEGNKLTIDFEQTGRKKVLDSFIKKG; encoded by the coding sequence ATGCCCGGCAATACCAACAATACCGAACGCCCGCCTGCCGGGTCGATCACCAGCCAATTCGGCCGGCGGGAAACGCCTGCCTATCTCGATGGTCTCAATGAGGAACAGCGGCTTGCAGTGGAGACCATTGATGGTCCGCTGTTGGTACTGGCCGGCGCCGGCACCGGCAAAACGCGCGTGCTGACAACGCGCATTGCCCATATCATCAATACCAATCGTGCCTGGCCGTCCCAAATCCTGTCGGTGACCTTTACCAACAAGGCCGCCCGCGAGATGAAGGAGCGGATCGAAAAGCTCGTTCCCCGCCTCGAGGCAATGCCCTGGATGGGCACGTTCCACTCCATCGGCGCCCGCATCCTGCGCCAGCATGCGGGCCTTGTGGGTCTGACCAGCAGTTTCACCATCCTCGATACCGACGATCAGATCCGGCTCATCAAGCAATTTCTGGCCGCCGAGGATATCGACGAGAAGCGTTGGCCCGCCAAGCAGTTTGCCGGCATGATGGATGCCTGGAAGAACAAGGGCCTGCTGCCCAAGGACGTTTCGCCGGCCGAAAGTGGCGGCTATGCCAATGGCCGCGGCGCCAAGCTCTATGCCGATTACCAGGCCCGCCTGAAGGTGCTCAACGCCGCAGATTTCGGCGACCTGCTGCTCGAATGCATTCGCCTGTTCAAGGAAAACCCTGACGTGCTGGCGGAATTCCACCGCAAGTTCAAATACATGCTGGTGGACGAATACCAGGACAGCAACGTCGCCCAATATCTCTGGCTGCGCCTATTGGCCCAGGGCAAACCGGCCAGCGAAGCCAATATCTGCGTGGTGGGCGACGACGACCAGTCCATCTATGGCTGGCGCGGCGCCGAGGTCGACAATATCCTGCGCTTCGAAAAGGATTTTCCGGGCGCCAAGGTGATCAAGCTCGAGCGCAATTACCGCTCGACCTCCAATATCCTCAAGGCCGCCTCCAATCTCATCGCCTTCAATGAAAGCCGCCTCGGCAAGACGCTACAGACCGATGTGGGCGAAAGCGGCGAGCTGGTTTCCGTCACCCAGGTGTGGGATTCCGAGGAGGAAGCCCGCACGGTCGGCGAAGAAATCGAGCAATATCAACGCGCTGGCGAGAGCCTCAATTCCATGGCCATCCTGGTCCGCGCCTCCTTCCAGATGCGCGAATTCGAAGAGCGCTTCATCACGCTGGGGCTGAATTACCGCGTCATCGGCGGCCCGCGCTTTTACGAGCGCAAGGAAATCCGCGACGCCATCGCCTATCTGCGCCTTGTCGCCCAGCCGGCCGACGATCTGGCGCTGGACCGTATCATCAACACCCCCAAGCGCGGCCTCGGGGACTCGACGGTGCAGTTGCTGCATAGCGCGGCCCGCGCGGCAAACGTGCCGCTGCTCTCTGCCATCCGCATGCTGGTCGATACCGAGGAGCTCAAACCCAAGCAGCGCACGACCCTGCGTAGCCTGGTTTCCCAGTTCGAGGACTGGACGGCGCGGAACCACGAGAGGACAGAGGTAGTCGTTGAGGAAAACGAAGATGGAGTAGAGGTCTACGTAGACAAAGTTCATCCGCCTATTCGGCCTTTTGAACTTGTCGAACAGATTCTCGAAGAGAGCGGCTACATGGACATGCTCAGCGCCGACAAGTCGGTGGAGTCCGAGGGGCGCAAGGAAAACCTCAAGGAACTGAGCCGCTCGATGGAAGAATTCGACACTCTCGGCGGCTTCCTCGAACACATCGCCCTGGTGATGGACCGCGACAGCACCGAGGCGAGCGATGCCGTCACCATCATGACGCTGCACGGGGCCAAGGGTCTGGAATTCAACACGGTTTTCCTGCCCGGCTGGGAGGAAGGTACCTTCCCCAGCCAGCGCTCGATGGACGAAAGCGGCCGCGCCGGGCTCGAGGAAGAGCGACGCCTCGCCTATGTCGGCATCACCCGTGGCCGCAAGCGCGTGCGTATCTCTGCCGCCCAGAACCGCCGCATCCATGGCCTGTGGCAATCGGCCATCCCCTCGCGCTTTCTCGATGAATTGCCCGCCGATGTCGTCGAGGTGACCGATACCGGCTCCTCCTATGGCGGCTACGGCTATGGCGGAGGCGCTACCAGCCGCTTCAACAAGGCCGACCCGTTTGAAAGCGTCTACGAAACCCCCGGCTGGCAACGCGCTCGCGCCCAACAGGCCAGCCGCAAGGGCAGCGGCCCGATGACCATTGACGGCGACCTCGTCGCCCGCTCGGTCGACCTGGGCAACGACAAATCCGCCTTCAGCTTCGGCGAACGCGTCTTCCACCTCAAATTCGGCTATGGCGCCATCGCCGGGATCGAGGGGAACAAACTGACCATCGACTTCGAACAAACCGGCCGCAAAAAGGTGCTGGACAGCTTTATCAAGAAGGGGTGA
- a CDS encoding 50S ribosomal protein L11 methyltransferase — MKALPMSVDQLSAPLTKEQAYALVDAVMERDDLALTASAHENEETGEWFFEATCDSPPDLESFSELARQTLGGAVDFSVSPIDPEINWVAKSLEGLAPVIAGGFYVYGSHETGPIPGGLTPMRIDAAQAFGTGHHETTTGCLEAIDKVLKRRRPRVLLDVGTGTGVLAIALAKRLRLPVIASDIDPIAVTTTIENAQQNGVGKFIIGIEATGLTNPTIAGNAPYDLIVANILAGPLTALAPAMGRVAGRGATIILSGILQHQARGVINAYQRQGMILTEKLQRKDWTTLILEMR; from the coding sequence ATGAAAGCCCTGCCCATGTCCGTCGACCAGCTCTCCGCTCCGCTCACCAAAGAACAGGCCTATGCCCTGGTCGATGCCGTGATGGAGCGGGACGACCTGGCCTTGACCGCCTCGGCGCATGAGAATGAAGAGACGGGCGAATGGTTCTTCGAGGCCACGTGCGATAGCCCGCCCGATCTTGAATCATTTTCTGAACTTGCCCGGCAAACCCTTGGTGGGGCAGTCGATTTTTCCGTTTCGCCAATCGATCCCGAGATCAATTGGGTGGCCAAATCGCTGGAGGGTCTGGCCCCGGTGATCGCGGGCGGCTTCTATGTTTATGGCAGCCATGAAACTGGCCCCATTCCGGGCGGGCTGACGCCAATGCGGATCGACGCGGCGCAGGCTTTTGGCACCGGGCACCATGAGACGACCACGGGGTGTCTCGAGGCCATCGATAAGGTGCTCAAGCGCCGCCGGCCGCGGGTGTTGCTCGACGTTGGTACGGGTACAGGCGTGCTGGCAATTGCATTGGCCAAGCGGCTGCGGCTGCCGGTTATTGCCAGCGATATCGACCCTATTGCGGTGACGACCACCATTGAAAATGCTCAACAAAATGGCGTTGGCAAGTTCATCATCGGCATCGAAGCGACGGGCCTGACCAATCCGACCATTGCGGGCAATGCGCCTTATGACTTGATCGTCGCCAATATTCTGGCGGGGCCGCTGACGGCTCTGGCACCGGCCATGGGGCGGGTTGCCGGGCGCGGCGCGACGATCATTCTGTCGGGAATTTTGCAGCATCAGGCGCGGGGCGTGATCAATGCCTATCAGCGCCAGGGCATGATCCTGACCGAAAAGCTGCAGCGCAAGGACTGGACCACGCTCATCCTCGAAATGCGCTGA
- a CDS encoding heavy metal-binding domain-containing protein, whose protein sequence is MIVSTTPTLEGRQIREYLGIVTGEVIVGANIFKDLFAGIRDIVGGRAGAYESTLRDARRQAFSELESEAKRLGADAVVGVDIDYEVVGQGGSMLMVSVSGTAVRF, encoded by the coding sequence ATGATCGTCAGCACCACGCCCACGCTGGAAGGCCGCCAGATCCGCGAATATTTGGGCATCGTTACTGGCGAAGTCATTGTCGGCGCCAATATCTTCAAGGATCTGTTCGCCGGCATCCGCGATATCGTGGGCGGCCGCGCCGGCGCCTATGAATCCACGCTGCGCGATGCCCGCCGCCAGGCCTTTAGCGAATTGGAATCCGAGGCCAAGCGCCTGGGCGCCGATGCGGTGGTTGGTGTCGATATCGATTACGAAGTCGTCGGCCAGGGCGGCTCCATGCTGATGGTGTCGGTCTCGGGCACCGCCGTCAGGTTCTAG
- a CDS encoding aminopeptidase P family protein, translating to MTDQTFPPAIFQSFEEKADPKNVAPRLKALRAAMAKAGVDGFLVPRADAHRGESVPASEARLAYLTGFTGSAGIAMVGKKKAGLFIDSRYTLQAPAQTDTAKVSVHEVLQGGLPVEIGDYVPKGGTIRYDPWLHTPGEIRDLQAKLGKRAKLMPGPNLIDAIWNDRPGAPVSAIEVLGHNRAGKTAPDKIADIQASLNQDGADAAVLTLPESICWLFNIRGRDVPNTPFVLGFAVVPRKGEPSLYLDPAKITPELSKALDGVAKVVSSKNLPNALAKLGKDKKAVLIDPATAPEAIAATLKSAGAALIEKRDPVLLPKSRKNEAELAGMREAHKLDGAALAKFLAWFDDQAPSGTLTEIGIVTALEAFRREDETCVDASFDTISGAGGNGAIVHYRVTDKTDRVLKPGELMLVDSGAQYLSGTTDITRTMTTGSATDEQRDRFTRVLKGMIAISMARFPKGTSGAQLDVLARQFLWQDGVTYNHGTGHGVGAYLGVHEGPIGISPRYTLPLEVGNVLSNEPGYYKTGEYGIRIENLIVVVESAKPGFLEFETLTLAPIDRRLVDVGMLTAGERDWLNAYHQRVWAEIGPVVTGPVKDWLKAASAAV from the coding sequence ATGACCGACCAGACTTTTCCGCCAGCCATCTTCCAGAGCTTTGAGGAAAAGGCCGACCCCAAAAATGTCGCGCCCCGGCTCAAGGCGCTGCGGGCGGCCATGGCCAAGGCGGGGGTCGACGGGTTCCTGGTGCCCCGCGCCGATGCCCATCGCGGCGAATCGGTGCCGGCCAGCGAAGCACGGCTGGCCTATCTCACCGGCTTTACCGGCTCGGCCGGCATTGCCATGGTGGGGAAGAAGAAGGCGGGCCTGTTCATCGATAGCCGCTATACATTGCAGGCGCCGGCGCAGACCGACACGGCCAAGGTGAGTGTGCACGAAGTGCTGCAAGGCGGATTGCCGGTGGAGATTGGCGACTACGTGCCCAAAGGCGGCACCATTCGCTACGATCCCTGGCTGCATACGCCGGGCGAAATTCGCGACCTGCAGGCCAAGCTGGGCAAGCGGGCCAAGCTGATGCCCGGCCCCAATCTGATCGACGCAATCTGGAACGATCGGCCCGGCGCGCCGGTCAGCGCCATCGAAGTACTCGGGCACAACCGGGCCGGCAAGACCGCGCCGGACAAGATTGCCGATATTCAGGCGAGCTTGAATCAGGACGGCGCCGACGCGGCCGTGCTGACGCTGCCGGAATCGATCTGCTGGCTATTCAATATTCGCGGACGCGACGTGCCCAACACGCCCTTCGTGCTGGGCTTTGCCGTCGTGCCGCGCAAGGGCGAACCCTCGCTTTATCTGGACCCGGCCAAGATCACGCCGGAGCTGAGCAAGGCGCTTGATGGCGTGGCCAAGGTGGTGAGCAGCAAGAACCTGCCCAATGCATTGGCCAAGCTGGGCAAGGACAAGAAGGCGGTGCTGATCGATCCGGCGACAGCGCCCGAAGCCATTGCCGCGACGCTCAAGAGCGCGGGCGCGGCGCTGATCGAAAAGCGTGACCCGGTGCTGCTGCCCAAATCGCGCAAGAACGAGGCCGAATTGGCCGGCATGCGCGAGGCGCACAAGCTGGATGGCGCGGCTCTGGCCAAATTCCTCGCCTGGTTCGATGACCAGGCTCCGTCGGGCACGCTGACCGAAATCGGCATCGTCACGGCGCTGGAAGCCTTCCGCCGGGAAGACGAGACTTGCGTCGATGCCAGCTTCGACACGATTTCGGGCGCGGGCGGCAATGGCGCGATCGTGCATTACCGGGTGACCGACAAGACCGACCGGGTGCTCAAGCCCGGCGAGCTGATGCTGGTCGATAGCGGGGCGCAATATCTGTCGGGCACGACCGACATTACCCGCACCATGACAACCGGCTCCGCCACGGACGAACAGCGTGACCGCTTTACCCGTGTGCTCAAGGGCATGATCGCCATTTCCATGGCGCGTTTCCCCAAGGGCACGTCGGGCGCCCAGCTCGATGTGCTGGCGCGGCAATTCCTGTGGCAGGACGGCGTGACCTATAATCACGGCACCGGGCACGGCGTGGGGGCGTATCTGGGCGTGCATGAAGGCCCGATCGGGATTTCGCCCCGCTACACCCTGCCGCTCGAAGTGGGCAATGTGCTGTCCAACGAGCCGGGCTATTACAAGACCGGCGAATACGGCATCCGCATCGAAAACCTGATCGTGGTGGTGGAGAGCGCCAAGCCGGGATTCCTGGAGTTCGAGACGCTGACGCTGGCGCCGATTGACCGGCGGTTGGTGGATGTAGGAATGCTGACCGCGGGTGAACGCGATTGGCTCAATGCGTATCACCAGCGGGTTTGGGCGGAGATTGGGCCGGTGGTGACGGGGCCTGTGAAGGACTGGTTGAAGGCGGCTTCCGCGGCGGTTTAA
- a CDS encoding DUF5680 domain-containing protein, with product MDLNALNAVVVAAKQACYIGGGEKSASSRQGSHDLVWSQGSWRYRDSYFGGTDFLGQETIWLDAEPVWAMNYHGFILRANLIDAQRAGETIKLALSAMYAEGRFLDGFRWAGPHGEYVDKSEGGVDMFSGEEAIYCAGTRAYGLRYSGGLIKP from the coding sequence ATGGATTTGAATGCGCTCAATGCAGTCGTGGTGGCTGCCAAACAGGCCTGTTACATCGGCGGCGGCGAAAAATCCGCGTCGAGCCGGCAGGGTTCGCATGATCTGGTCTGGTCGCAAGGGTCATGGCGCTATCGCGACAGCTATTTCGGCGGCACCGATTTTCTGGGGCAGGAAACCATCTGGCTTGATGCCGAGCCGGTCTGGGCCATGAATTATCATGGCTTCATCCTGCGGGCAAACCTGATCGATGCGCAACGGGCAGGGGAGACTATCAAACTCGCACTGTCCGCCATGTATGCCGAGGGGCGCTTTCTCGACGGTTTCCGCTGGGCGGGGCCGCACGGGGAATACGTGGATAAGTCCGAAGGCGGGGTCGATATGTTCTCCGGCGAAGAAGCAATTTATTGCGCGGGAACAAGGGCCTATGGGCTGCGCTATAGCGGCGGGCTGATCAAGCCTTAG
- a CDS encoding YbjP/YqhG family protein, which translates to MRLVPLAASLFLALTSLATAQTYDTPQDLLEAFYEPYISGEFYEDETPFRSAALQALYDADADSTPAGEMGALSFDPYIDGQDYELTDLTIGEPQIDGDTAIVDVDFRNFDQPQQLTYDLVFEDGGWRIDDVVSNNPENQYRLSEIFADAASAAN; encoded by the coding sequence ATGCGCCTCGTCCCCCTGGCCGCGAGCCTATTCCTTGCCCTGACAAGTCTGGCGACCGCGCAGACCTATGACACGCCGCAAGACCTGCTCGAGGCTTTCTACGAGCCCTATATCTCGGGCGAATTCTACGAGGACGAGACCCCGTTCCGCTCCGCCGCCCTGCAGGCGCTCTACGATGCCGATGCGGATTCCACCCCGGCGGGCGAAATGGGCGCGCTGAGCTTTGATCCCTATATCGACGGGCAGGATTACGAACTGACCGACCTGACCATCGGCGAGCCGCAGATCGATGGCGATACGGCCATTGTCGATGTCGATTTCCGCAATTTCGATCAGCCCCAGCAGCTGACCTACGATCTGGTCTTCGAAGACGGCGGCTGGCGGATCGACGACGTGGTTTCCAACAATCCGGAAAACCAATACCGCCTCAGCGAAATCTTCGCCGACGCGGCAAGCGCCGCGAACTAG